The following proteins are co-located in the Gloeocapsa sp. PCC 7428 genome:
- a CDS encoding AGE family epimerase/isomerase: MLRSLLLKASAFSLCFLFGIATEVYAKQFDESTPATQANKNELKLAAFNPGVINNLPSGQRWLRHVNQEIMPFWTMQSALGNPVGNFPTFRCNNGSLWNPNKPCPEILNASSWIKNDLNKEYIVAKARQTYVYGVAYHLTGNERMLQLARNGVNYIRKNAFETNGSVATYLENGIPGPAEPQRNTQHLAYAGLGLSFYYYLTRDENVLQDIIKLKNNIFNNYYDPNLGMLKWSQVSNMKDLTAQLDQLNTYMVLVTPLLPEPLQSQWKADMLKVVQIMNDNFYSTKHNLYWRRGNVDESFSNVDLGHTCKAFWFIYLVGKMTSNTGLMSFSEIQAPKVLQKAYIKNTGSWATLLKPDGAIDINGKKVSWMYNEMNQMAATLSLSNPALTEYLVQTYKFWLNNMVDYQYYETYPEVTASGAKVQYRPKIDAWNHGYHAVEQALVAYITTQALQNKPVVLHYAYKGQPSTESIRPYFYTGLIQNQQISNLNTFPNRKRYKITFTNIQ, translated from the coding sequence ATGCTACGCAGTTTATTGTTAAAAGCTTCTGCTTTTAGTCTTTGTTTTTTGTTTGGAATAGCAACTGAAGTTTATGCTAAACAATTTGATGAATCTACTCCAGCAACTCAAGCGAACAAAAATGAATTAAAACTTGCAGCATTCAATCCAGGAGTCATCAATAATTTACCCTCTGGACAAAGATGGCTACGACACGTTAACCAAGAAATTATGCCATTTTGGACAATGCAATCTGCCCTTGGCAACCCTGTAGGAAATTTTCCTACTTTTCGGTGTAATAATGGTTCGCTTTGGAATCCTAATAAACCTTGCCCAGAAATTTTGAATGCATCATCCTGGATTAAAAACGATCTTAATAAAGAATATATCGTAGCTAAGGCTCGGCAAACTTATGTTTATGGTGTTGCTTACCATCTTACTGGTAATGAAAGAATGCTTCAACTCGCAAGAAACGGGGTCAATTACATTAGAAAAAATGCGTTTGAAACTAATGGAAGTGTAGCAACTTATTTAGAAAATGGCATTCCTGGTCCTGCCGAACCGCAAAGAAACACTCAACACCTAGCATATGCTGGATTAGGTTTATCATTTTACTATTATTTAACTCGCGATGAAAATGTTTTACAGGATATTATTAAGCTTAAAAATAATATCTTTAACAATTACTACGATCCTAATTTAGGAATGCTGAAGTGGAGTCAAGTATCAAATATGAAGGATCTGACAGCACAACTTGATCAGCTAAATACTTATATGGTTTTAGTCACTCCTTTATTGCCAGAACCTCTCCAATCCCAATGGAAAGCAGATATGTTAAAGGTTGTGCAAATTATGAATGACAATTTTTACAGCACTAAACATAATTTATATTGGCGGCGAGGAAATGTAGATGAAAGTTTTTCAAACGTAGATTTGGGGCACACTTGTAAAGCTTTTTGGTTCATCTATTTAGTAGGAAAAATGACTAGTAATACAGGTTTAATGTCGTTCTCTGAAATTCAAGCTCCTAAAGTTTTGCAAAAAGCTTATATTAAGAATACCGGCTCTTGGGCAACGCTACTAAAACCTGATGGAGCAATTGATATTAATGGTAAGAAAGTCTCGTGGATGTACAACGAGATGAATCAAATGGCAGCCACTTTGAGTTTAAGCAATCCAGCTTTAACTGAATATTTAGTCCAAACCTATAAGTTTTGGTTAAACAATATGGTAGACTATCAATATTATGAAACTTATCCCGAAGTGACCGCATCAGGTGCCAAAGTTCAATATCGTCCCAAAATAGATGCGTGGAATCATGGTTATCATGCTGTAGAACAAGCATTAGTTGCTTACATAACAACTCAAGCCCTACAAAATAAACCTGTAGTTCTTCATTACGCTTATAAAGGACAGCCATCAACAGAAAGCATTCGTCCTTATTTTTATACAGGACTAATTCAAAATCAGCAAATTAGCAACTTGAATACTTTTCCGAATCGTAAAAGATATAAAATTACATTTACTAATATTCAGTAA
- the ispD gene encoding 2-C-methyl-D-erythritol 4-phosphate cytidylyltransferase, with protein sequence MHLLIPAAGIGRRMGSDRNKLLLSLRSQPLLSWTLLAAEASQQISWIGIIAQPSDWLDIKEILANVSLTKPTQLIAGGTTRQESVYNGLQALPSGAKQVLIHDGARCLATPELLDRCAVEIRHYSGLIAAIPVKDTIKVVDAALNIQSTPERRHLWAAQTPQAFDVEKLKQCHEEARRQAWEVTDDAALFEKCGLTVKIVEGEETNLKLTTPVDLAIAEFILQQRLQDVTTC encoded by the coding sequence GTGCATTTATTGATTCCAGCCGCTGGAATAGGGCGTCGGATGGGGAGCGATCGCAATAAACTACTTTTGTCGTTGCGATCGCAACCTTTACTTTCCTGGACACTACTTGCTGCTGAAGCCAGTCAACAAATTAGTTGGATAGGTATTATTGCACAGCCGTCCGATTGGTTGGATATCAAAGAAATTTTGGCGAACGTATCGCTGACTAAACCGACGCAATTGATTGCAGGGGGAACAACACGTCAAGAATCAGTTTATAACGGCTTACAGGCGCTGCCAAGCGGCGCAAAACAAGTTTTGATTCACGATGGGGCGCGGTGTCTAGCGACTCCGGAATTACTCGATCGCTGTGCTGTGGAAATTCGCCATTATTCTGGTTTAATCGCGGCGATTCCAGTAAAAGACACGATTAAAGTTGTTGATGCAGCGCTCAATATTCAAAGTACACCTGAAAGACGACACCTTTGGGCAGCACAAACCCCACAAGCTTTTGATGTGGAGAAACTCAAACAATGTCATGAAGAAGCACGCCGCCAAGCGTGGGAGGTCACCGATGATGCCGCGTTGTTTGAAAAATGCGGGTTAACCGTCAAAATTGTAGAAGGCGAAGAAACAAACCTTAAACTGACAACTCCGGTCGATTTAGCGATCGCAGAATTTATTCTGCAACAAAGGCTACAAGATGTCACAACTTGTTAA
- the thiL gene encoding thiamine-phosphate kinase, whose product MSQLVKDLGEKALLERLQQFCPPEVVGDDAAVVATQPGKSLVVTTDMLVDKVHFSDRTTSAEDAGWRAAAANLSDLAAMGASPLGITIALGLPGDTSITWIEQLYQGITQCLQKFATCVMGGDVCRSPVKTIAITAFGEVHPEHTIRRSTAQVGDAIVVTGVHGASRAGLELLLQPGLRQKLSSSAQKKLIQAHQRPQPRLDVLPVLWEVICQTTDTNAHIHVAGMDSSDGLADAVLQICQMSQVGARVECRQIPLPDELKNWSSQQALDWALYGGEDFELVLCLLPDLAQALVQRLGNGAAIVGEITDDSEVYLVDQTGKTPDEVLSLKRGFQHF is encoded by the coding sequence ATGTCACAACTTGTTAAAGATCTAGGCGAAAAAGCGCTGTTAGAGCGGTTGCAGCAATTTTGTCCGCCAGAAGTTGTTGGCGATGATGCAGCAGTCGTTGCAACGCAACCAGGAAAATCTTTGGTTGTGACAACCGATATGTTGGTCGATAAAGTTCATTTTAGCGATCGCACGACCTCTGCTGAAGATGCTGGGTGGCGGGCTGCTGCGGCTAACTTATCTGACTTAGCAGCGATGGGCGCTTCTCCGTTGGGAATTACAATTGCTTTAGGTCTTCCTGGCGATACTTCCATTACTTGGATTGAGCAACTCTATCAAGGAATCACCCAATGCTTGCAAAAGTTTGCTACTTGTGTGATGGGCGGCGATGTCTGTCGTTCTCCCGTAAAAACTATCGCAATTACAGCATTTGGCGAAGTTCATCCTGAGCATACTATTCGCCGTTCTACTGCTCAAGTTGGAGATGCGATCGTCGTTACTGGTGTACACGGTGCTTCGCGTGCTGGATTAGAGCTATTGCTACAGCCAGGATTAAGGCAAAAGTTGAGTAGCAGCGCCCAAAAAAAGCTCATACAAGCGCATCAACGCCCTCAACCTCGATTAGATGTGCTACCTGTCTTATGGGAGGTAATATGTCAAACCACAGATACCAACGCTCATATTCATGTTGCGGGAATGGACAGTAGTGACGGTTTAGCTGATGCTGTGTTGCAAATATGTCAAATGAGTCAAGTAGGTGCAAGAGTTGAATGCCGTCAAATTCCCCTTCCTGATGAGCTTAAAAACTGGTCATCCCAGCAAGCATTAGATTGGGCGCTGTATGGTGGTGAAGATTTCGAGTTAGTTTTATGCTTACTTCCCGATTTGGCGCAAGCGTTAGTACAGCGCTTAGGTAACGGTGCTGCGATTGTTGGTGAGATTACAGATGATTCTGAAGTTTATCTCGTTGACCAAACAGGAAAAACCCCCGATGAAGTTCTTAGCCTCAAACGGGGATTTCAACATTTTTAG